A window from Prosthecobacter sp. encodes these proteins:
- a CDS encoding DUF1501 domain-containing protein, which yields MNLRQELQAEYARYRSRRWFFKECGVGLASIAAMDLAVKAAPAVVNPLAIKKPHYPAKAKRVIYLFMGGAPSHLELFDNKPELAEWDGKLPPPDLLKGYRAAFINPNSKLLGPKFKFARHGQSGAELSELLPHTAKIADDLTIVRSMKTDAFNHAPGQILMSTGSQIFGRPSFGAWTLYGLGTENQDIPGYVVMQSGQKGPSGGMSNFGCGFLPTVYQGVPFRSSGEPVLFLNNPQGVDDATQRDTLDVLKQLNEERLNIVGDPEIASRINSFELAYRMQQTAPELMDISKEPKHILDMYGAKPGEASFANNCLLARRLIESGVRFVQLFHEAWDHHGGLVKGLKDQCGLTDQPCAALVRDLKQRGLLEDTLVIWGGEFGRTPMVQGGSDGRDHHPNCFSMWFAGGGMKPGFTLGQSDEFGFNVAEDPVHVHDLHATLLHLLGFEHTKLAVKFQGLDMRLTNVHGELVPKLLA from the coding sequence ATGAACCTCCGCCAAGAACTTCAGGCCGAATACGCCCGCTACCGCAGCCGCCGCTGGTTTTTCAAAGAGTGCGGTGTGGGGCTGGCGAGCATCGCGGCGATGGATCTGGCCGTGAAGGCGGCTCCGGCGGTGGTGAATCCGCTCGCGATCAAGAAACCGCATTACCCGGCGAAGGCGAAGCGCGTGATCTACCTGTTCATGGGCGGAGCGCCGAGTCATCTGGAGTTGTTCGACAACAAGCCCGAACTCGCGGAGTGGGACGGCAAACTGCCGCCGCCGGATTTGCTCAAGGGCTATCGTGCCGCGTTCATCAATCCGAACAGCAAGCTGCTCGGGCCGAAGTTCAAATTCGCGCGGCATGGTCAAAGCGGCGCGGAATTGAGCGAGCTACTGCCGCACACGGCGAAGATTGCCGACGATCTGACGATTGTGCGCTCGATGAAGACGGACGCCTTCAATCATGCGCCGGGGCAGATCTTGATGAGCACTGGCTCGCAGATCTTTGGTCGGCCGAGCTTTGGCGCATGGACGCTTTACGGACTGGGCACGGAGAATCAGGACATCCCCGGCTATGTCGTCATGCAAAGCGGCCAGAAGGGCCCCAGCGGCGGCATGAGCAACTTCGGCTGCGGCTTTTTGCCAACGGTTTATCAAGGCGTGCCCTTCCGCAGCAGCGGCGAACCGGTGTTGTTCCTGAACAATCCGCAGGGTGTCGATGATGCCACTCAGCGCGACACGCTGGATGTTTTGAAGCAGCTCAATGAGGAGCGGCTCAACATCGTGGGCGATCCCGAGATCGCCAGCCGCATCAACAGCTTCGAGCTGGCCTATCGCATGCAGCAGACCGCGCCGGAGCTGATGGACATCTCGAAAGAGCCGAAACACATCCTCGACATGTATGGCGCGAAGCCTGGCGAGGCATCGTTCGCGAACAACTGTCTGCTCGCGCGTCGGCTCATTGAGAGCGGTGTGCGCTTTGTGCAGCTTTTTCATGAGGCGTGGGATCATCACGGCGGTCTGGTGAAGGGCCTGAAGGATCAATGTGGCCTCACCGACCAGCCCTGTGCCGCGCTCGTGCGCGATTTGAAGCAGCGTGGTCTCTTGGAGGACACGCTCGTCATCTGGGGCGGCGAATTTGGCCGCACGCCGATGGTGCAGGGGGGCAGCGATGGGCGCGACCATCATCCGAATTGCTTCAGCATGTGGTTTGCCGGCGGCGGCATGAAACCGGGCTTCACGCTCGGTCAGAGCGATGAATTTGGTTTCAACGTCGCGGAAGATCCCGTTCACGTTCACGATCTGCACGCCACCCTGCTGCATCTGCTCGGTTTCGAGCACACGAAACTCGCCGTGAAGTTCCAAGGACTCGACATGCGCCTCACGAACGTGCATGGCGAGCTGGTGCCGAAGTTGCTGGCGTGA